The genomic region NNNNNNNNNNNNNNNNNNNNNNGTTTACCGAAATTAAGCCTATATCTAAACTCATTTTTTATTTGAAAGATTTTCCATGGATAAAAACCTTCCTTTGATATATACTTAAATCTTTCAAATATGAGAAGAAGGAAGCTTTGTTATTGAATATGTGAATTGCAAAGTTAGTTACAAGAGTAGTTGGTTGTACTATATATAACAATGCTAGTGACAACTGTTATAATTTTACTTGCTAACTCTCTCTAACTAACTTGCTAACTTCTAATTCTTTCTTTAATTAGCTCATAATAGAATTAGCTTTACAATATACATCACATGCTTCATCATTTACcatgtttatttttttcttttctttttttcttctgctTCTTATTTATCAcacaaaaaaaagagttttgaaaTAGAGGAAGATCGAGGAGAGGATCACCGCGTGGTGGCCTCCAAGGTGTTGAGGTATGATTTTCTTTTCGGAtatgaaaagtaattaaattttaatattttatcgtGAAAAAATCTTTAATTTATTTGAGTAAAACTAAACGATAACTATTCTTACATTAGTCACTAAAAAACGATAACTATTCTTACATTAAATGCTAATTCTATTTGAATATTTAAGATGTCCAATTtgtttttttgtatttaaattttttattttaaaaatacttattttataaaaatatggtaaaaagtagtagtattaagagagaagttatttttttttaacttctctataatttcctaaatagcttcttagaaagtcgcaatttagttttgaaaattgtaccatacattaatactactacttttcataagtcaaaataaaaaaaaatatttttaaaactttccaAACGAACCTTTATAACGAATATATGTGAATTAGTTAAATTTCTTATTTTCATGCTAAATACTCGAATGTAACATTAGTTACATAGAGAGTCTaacatttaactttttttttttttcatttttctctttcagTAATGCGAAAAttgtaaaaatataataataataataatttactaTAAAGAAAAATCTAAACACGTAGAATACGCGTAGAGCTTGGTTCAGGCGTTTCGTGTTTTCAGCCACTTAAAAAAAATGTCATATATTTTATCATTTTTCACTAAGAATCAATGTCATAGAGTCTTGTGATTGCCAATGAATTATTTTCGATTTTTTTATATTAGGTAAAACTAAATTTGCAATAGAAAACGACGATTTTTATCAAGAGAAGACAGGGATTTCCGGATTTGGATGAACGATACTACAAAAAATTAAGGACAAAAGTGAagttaaaaaaaagaaatgaaagtTCTACTAATAAACACCAACCATGCTTCTTTTCTTGTTGGAACTTTGCAATTTCATGACGGAAGATATTCTTTCCACATTTCTTGGGATCGCGGTTATGTTATGATGGCACAAAGGTATTTTTTTGCTATAAATGTTTTGCATTATATGTTAAATATAtttgttagagatataattattcatattatCTATTTTTATGAATTTAAATTTTTGGAGGAGTGGTTTTATTCTATGATATTAGAGTTTTATGtctaaaaaatttagaattgtttaattgagtttttTGGTgaccttttttttaaaaaaaaagtctaGAGTTTGATTGTTAATGAACTCTANNNNNNNNNNNNNNNNNNNNNNNNNNNNNNNNNNNNNNNNNNNNNNNNNNNNNNNNNNNNNNNNNNNNNNNNNNNNNNNNNNNNNNNNNNNNNNNNNNNNNNNNNNNNNNNNNNNNNNNNNNNNNNNNNNNNNNNNNNNNNNNNNNNNNNNNNNNNNNNNNNNNNNNNNNNNNNNNNNNNNNNNNNNNNNNNNNNNNNNNNNNNNNNNNNNNNNNNNNNNNNNNNNNNNNNNNNNNNNNNNNNNNNNNNNNNNNNNNNNNNNNNNNNNNNNNNTCTTTCAGCTTCTTCAAGTATATTTGATCTTTAAAGAACACATTGAGTGAAATATCTATGAAAGATATTTTAATACTCAAGTGAATATATTATCTAATAAAGATAGGAATGTATTCAAAAGCATACTTCTTTTTCTGATAATATGATTTCTTTATAGTGATTTTCACCTATCATAACAGTTGATTGATTACAATACATAATACTTAAAATTAGATGTATTAGAACACAAATAATAAtactctttaaaaaaaaatatgtggCTGAGAGTAGCTGAAAACTTGTAGACCCAAAAAGTTATAAGGTAATTTATccaaaatttagtaataaaatattAGATTTTACTACTAAAATAAATATCTATGAATTActaatataaattatattaataatataattatctcaactataaaaaatcaacaaaaatatcTTAGCATTAACTAAGTTTATTAAAGAGTACTAGCATTAACCCACGGTATCTTCCAACCCGACAGGTCAATGACTAATCTGTTGCGGATCAGAGCTCtatttaagggtttgtcgctGGCCAATAAATTACTGCATGCACAAGGCAGAATTTGAAACCCCAACGCTACTTAAGCGGACAAGTGAGCTgatcactcgaccaacccaaattggttaataaaaatatttaagttgTTGTAAAGAATTGAAGGAATGGTTAATAAAAATTAGTACATAAGTTGTGCCAGACGTACAAATGAAAATAACTTGCTTTGTGAAAATGTCATATCACATTTATAATGAGTTTAATTAAAGCTCTTCTCATAGTGAGATTATCATTTTTACACAAACTCCTCAACAAtgctcttcctcttcttcatggCACCATTAAAAGGAACCTTTATCACTGCCACAAAAATAACTTAACTTTCTCGCCataaacgaaaataaaaataagagctAGCTAGTGTaagtaacaaattaaaatttaaaatgtaaatttAGAGATAGAATAGCATCACTTTATAAATGATAACAccactattttattatatattattttcaaatCACCCTCGCTCAATCAAATATATCTTattatcataaaaattaaaataataagaataaaacaaaaatttgaaagaattaCACAAAAAAGTGATGTAAAAAAATTTGGGAATTGCAACATCGCTTTCCTTAAATTTAAATATGAAgttccattaaaaataaaaaaagaaaattaaacctcATTTCTTGGCAAAAATAATAATCTCAGTCGATTCAAATGGAATTATATTCTTTGTTTAGAAAAATGAGGAGGCAAACTAAGGGTAGAGTTGGCATTCTAGAAAATATCCACACCATGGTTTTTTTCACATCGTTATGATCAACACGTCATACAAAAGCATTATTCGAGAGCTTAATTGCAATAGCATATGATTGGCGTTTATACGTGAATTTGGGTGTGATGACAGATTCTAATTTGTCACTTCACACGTGCAGCATTAATCACAGCTATAATAATTAGTTCTACGGCCTAATCATCCCACACCCTCGTCCAATCGTCACATCATAAAAGTAATCATCAATCTCCGGTGtgtatataactatatataattcaataagagaaaaaaaaattaaatctatctATTTATTTATCCATNNNNNNNNNNNNNNNNNNNNNNNNNCTACCAGCACTTTGACTAATTTTATACCAGTCAAGTCTAGActtaaatataatttaaagaaaaaaaatacaaaataatataggtataaaaataaatacattgaGTTACAAAACttctaaaatttgaaattcagtCTTATTAGTTAATACCCCCAATAATTTATTATTCAATTCCTTCCACAAAAAGCTAAGGTACTAAGAATTGGACATATATCTCCCTCCTCAGGCCTATAAATATACATGAATCCAAAGCCATATTCTCCATGCACACAAGAAACTAATTAGAGCCACTTCCTATATCCAAAAAGAGAGGCACATATTATTAGCCCCTTAATTTCCATATAGGAAACCAAGAAATGGCACCAAAAAACAAGTATGATGAAGCTTCTTGTGTTCAAAACAAATCCATAGTTGAGTCTCTATACAAGGCACTTCTTGGAGAAGGCCAAATGGAAATGGTTTCAAAGGTGCTAGCAAGTGATCTTGAATGGTGGTTCCATGGCCCCCCAGAATGCCAACACATGATGAAGGTCCTCACTGGTGAAACAGCACTCAACAAAGGCTTCAAGTTTGAGCCTAGAAGCTTCACATCCATAGGAGATTGTGTTATCACTGAAGGGTGGGAAGGACAAGCCTATTGGGTTCATGTTTGGACATTGAAGAATGGCTTGATTACTCAATTTAGGGAGTATTTCAACACATGGCTTGTTGTTAGGGATTTGAGTCCTCCAAGGTGGGAGATCAAGCAAAATAGCTTGACTCTCTGGCAGAGCCAGCCTCGCGATTTGTATCGTAGGTCACTTCCGGGGCTGGTTCTAGCCATTTAGTACGTATTTAGATTTTTTGTCTATAATTTTTAGACTataatttgagaaaaaaaaattataaaaatgtaaCTTTTGAACTAGCCATAGTTCTAAGAAGTCTCAATTATTGAAAAATGTATCATAATTTTTTAGGTACAAGTTATGGTTGTGCAACTTGTGTGTACTTGATTTTGTCATCTAAGGACATATGATTGTGGCCCCTATAGTCTACATGGGTTAAACATAAATGTAGTAGTTTTGCCCAACTAGAATGAATTTTCATGCATATATTTAGGTTGTGGACTATGGACAATGTTAATTTTTAGAACAAATGGTATTAAACATTAAAgtaaattactaaattttaatattGTATTTGGCAAGTAATTCAAAATAACCATAAAGATATTGAGACAAAAATAAGACATCACTTTCATGTCTCTATGTTTATTGTTTCCTAGTGTTTGAGTGGACAAAAAAAATTGAACaattttcttataaaataaaaacaatagaagtataattttgtgtcttttctcaTAATAATACAAATAACAttactttttaataaaaataatagttaagtTAAACCAAAATCAAAATGTGTGTTTTTCATGTCattgctttgtttaatttatttaatttgttgcGTTGCCTCTTCCTCCTTCTGGAATGACAATGGTACTTGGCGGTAACATCAATGTAATAGAAATGAACAAAAAATCTAAGCAAATTGCAAATGCAGAAGCCTTATTTGACTTTGATGATGAGCCAAAGGGGTCACAAAATGGGGCcacattttttaataaattagttaATTTGGCCAATTTTGTCTCGAAAATGGTGCCTAAATTTTGGcggatatataaaaataaaaagaaaatgtcttTTTGTAATTTGTGAATTACTTTTTGTATGTGATATTCAGagtattattttgttaaaatGCCAACCAAGCAATAATTCTGAACTTTTGTTGCTTCTTTAGGAAAGGCGAATAATTGAATTATTGAAAAGGGAAATCATTGGATTCAACAAGCTTCCTAATTCCTATTAATTAAGGACATAACTACACTTTTCTGCAAGACACAATTATTTAGGCCAATTGAACATAATAGAACTTTTTGACTTCTTTTTGGCAGGAATTTTAATATAATTGGACTATTTTTTCTTAATCTTTTGATATAATATAGGAAAgccaaaaaaaataaatcaatggTTATGAGATCTCAAGGAGTGTCCCTTTCCCCTTTAAAAAtgaacaaaaatactatttgatcattaaaatcagtcactaatatatttgtatataaatatatgtagtttaatttattttttatgtatatttatattctaacatgtattttatactaatgaCTAATTTTgatagttaattttaatatacatataGCATAGTTGAAAAATAAAACGTAAGATTTTTAATCTTTTGGATTTGCTTTTTCTAATTACCTTTACTAATTGACTAAGAAGTTATTGCTTATATTTGGTTGAACTATTCTTAAAGTTACTATAATTTTTTATAAGTCTTGTGaaactaatatttaaaaaaaaatttatatcaatAAACAAACACTTGAAAAAGAGTTATAtaagattttgattttttttgttggaCCACTGTGGAGAGCTTTCGACCATTGTAGTAAGTTAATGAAACCTTAACAATGCTGACTCTTAAAAGGACCAATACCTGAAAAAGAGAGCTATATCGAGAGTcaatacttaaaaaaaattttaaaaaaatttaagactttgAAATCTCCCACCATATAAACTAATTTTTGTGGTGATGGTTCTCCCAAAATTTTATAGTTCATTACATAAGTTTATTCAAATTTTTAGTTGATCTTTATAATTTAGCTTAGTGAAATTTATATGATTTTATATATTTCGATaaattgttttagtataaaattacaAATGTAGTCAATCAAAATGATCTGAATAACGATCTCATTATAAATCAAAACAAACACCTGTCATAATAATGGCTATAAAGCCTCATCACATTTGGTTATGAAGACAGAACACAAATACAAAGATATGTTGAAACTAGACATGTATACATAACACAAAATTTTCCCTCCTCATGTTCTTCTAATGACACTATCTTCCACATTAATTCTCAGTGCAATTGGAGCCTCCATAACAtgatttttctgtttctctccagaataataatgatgataatcGGAGTACTCTTCAGAGCAAACCTTATTAGACAAACTAGGACTGCTCCAAAGTGAAGAAGAATTGAACATTCCATGATTCTGATTTTTGCATGAGAATTTATCTTCAACTATGTCATAGAATTCCACTGTTCTAACTTCTTGTGCAAGAGAACACCAACAACACAATAGCCATTGCATGCAATCTCTAACATTTTGATTCCCACAACAAAGTTTACTATTATTATTTGGTGGCAAATTGAACCTTTTCCTCATTTGAATCCTCCAATATCCACCATAGAGTAAACCAAAAACTGAAAGCAATATACCAATGAACCCCATGATTCTTCTTAGATTCTCATCATCAATGTGCAATGCAGCAAGATTAAAGATGCAAAAGGGTGCCatacaaaatagaaaaaaagttgAAATGTGAACATAAATGTTACCAAAGTGAAGCCTTTTCATGTTCCTTCCAAAAGTGCAAAAACCACAGAAGAGTGTTTGGTATGCAACAGAAAGATTTTGCTTAAGATCAAATAGCCCTCCTCTCCATTCAGGTGCATACTCAATAACAACAAGGCCATGATCATTTCTTGATGCAAAAGAAAAGCTCATTTCGGACGGTAATCTTGAACTGGTTGAACAATGTACTTCATCAGATTCATATTCCTTGCCTAGAGGGCTAACAAAGCAGTATAGTCCTGCGAAAATTGGAGCAGCAATTGCGATCGAGATGCATATACCAACTCCAACGGCCGGCCTTTTAGACCGGTCGAACCCTAAATTAAGGCTGCATAATGCATATTGAGCAAAGCAATTAACATGGAGTAATACAATAACAACCATCATGTGGAAAAATTCATGAGGCTTGGGATTTCCATTCTTGCAATACAAGTTTCTGAGGATTGTTATGTCTTCTTGTTTCCACctaagaagaagaacaagatggTAGAATCTCTTCGGATGTTGGTATAGACACATGAGAGTGAATAGAGCATTGAGGATTTGGTTGTTTGCTTCAAACCATTCATCTCTttgggatttcttggtgaggatTCTGTTTAGCATTCCTGTCATAACTAGGAAGAGAATCGCGCCGGAGATGATGACACAAGTTATCCATAGAAGAAGTGCCATGTTCAAAGGATTCTTGATCCATTGCTTGCAAGTTGTGCTAATACATGACCAATCAATCTTCTTCTTGGAAAAAATAGCATTCTTGAAAGGATTCATAAGATTTTCCTGTAAAAAATGTGAAATGAGTCTCTGAGGTTTGAACATGTTGGAAATAATTCTCAACATTCTGTTGTTCAGTTTTTGATGAAGCCTTTCATCATTAACCTCAAGAAAACCATTTGGGTTTTGAGTTTCATCCAAGGTTGTTTCTTGCAAGCTTTGTCCAATCACTAGCATGAGTCATAATAATGACCTGATTATCTGCATTGAAGAAGTCCATAAAAGATTCAAAGCTGATTGAATGAAACCTCAAAAAGTGGATGCTATTCCAAGAAGCATTACTTGTGCAAGTTTGAGGTTCAGAGAGGATAAAGTATTTATACTTTGATTGCTACTTTCCTTGGATTATAAGACTTTCTCCCCTAAAATGATTCTCATATCAACAATGAAACTCAAATTCTCGTACCTACAATATACAATATTGTTTCTTACTAACTCTGCTAACCATCTTTCGAAAATTACATCAAGAGGCAGCTACATTTGCTAAGAAGAAATTGGAAGCAACAAACTTTCAAATAAACATGGTTCATAGAAACACAAATtgcagctat from Arachis ipaensis cultivar K30076 chromosome B02, Araip1.1, whole genome shotgun sequence harbors:
- the LOC107628498 gene encoding wound-induced protein 1-like, whose amino-acid sequence is MAPKNKYDEASCVQNKSIVESLYKALLGEGQMEMVSKVLASDLEWWFHGPPECQHMMKVLTGETALNKGFKFEPRSFTSIGDCVITEGWEGQAYWVHVWTLKNGLITQFREYFNTWLVVRDLSPPRWEIKQNSLTLWQSQPRDLYRRSLPGLVLAI
- the LOC107625841 gene encoding uncharacterized protein LOC107625841 isoform X3, which produces MLVIGQSLQETTLDETQNPNGFLEENLMNPFKNAIFSKKKIDWSCISTTCKQWIKNPLNMALLLWITCVIISGAILFLVMTGMLNRILTKKSQRDEWFEANNQILNALFTLMCLYQHPKRFYHLVLLLRWKQEDITILRNLYCKNGNPKPHEFFHMMVVIVLLHVNCFAQYALCSLNLGFDRSKRPAVGVGICISIAIAAPIFAGLYCFVSPLGKEYESDEVHCSTSSRLPSEMSFSFASRNDHGLVVIEYAPEWRGGLFDLKQNLSVAYQTLFCGFCTFGRNMKRLHFGNIYVHISTFFLFCMAPFCIFNLAALHIDDENLRRIMGFIGILLSVFGLLYGGYWRIQMRKRFNLPPNNNSKLCCGNQNVRDCMQWLLCCWCSLAQEVRTVEFYDIVEDKFSCKNQNHGMFNSSSLWSSPSLSNKVCSEEYSDYHHYYSGEKQKNHVMEAPIALRINVEDSVIRRT
- the LOC107625841 gene encoding uncharacterized protein LOC107625841 isoform X1, with the protein product MLVIGQSLQETTLDETQNPNGFLEVNDERLHQKLNNRMLRIISNMFKPQRLISHFLQENLMNPFKNAIFSKKKIDWSCISTTCKQWIKNPLNMALLLWITCVIISGAILFLVMTGMLNRILTKKSQRDEWFEANNQILNALFTLMCLYQHPKRFYHLVLLLRWKQEDITILRNLYCKNGNPKPHEFFHMMVVIVLLHVNCFAQYALCSLNLGFDRSKRPAVGVGICISIAIAAPIFAGLYCFVSPLGKEYESDEVHCSTSSRLPSEMSFSFASRNDHGLVVIEYAPEWRGGLFDLKQNLSVAYQTLFCGFCTFGRNMKRLHFGNIYVHISTFFLFCMAPFCIFNLAALHIDDENLRRIMGFIGILLSVFGLLYGGYWRIQMRKRFNLPPNNNSKLCCGNQNVRDCMQWLLCCWCSLAQEVRTVEFYDIVEDKFSCKNQNHGMFNSSSLWSSPSLSNKVCSEEYSDYHHYYSGEKQKNHVMEAPIALRINVEDSVIRRT
- the LOC107625841 gene encoding uncharacterized protein LOC107625841 isoform X5 — encoded protein: MNPFKNAIFSKKKIDWSCISTTCKQWIKNPLNMALLLWITCVIISGAILFLVMTGMLNRILTKKSQRDEWFEANNQILNALFTLMCLYQHPKRFYHLVLLLRWKQEDITILRNLYCKNGNPKPHEFFHMMVVIVLLHVNCFAQYALCSLNLGFDRSKRPAVGVGICISIAIAAPIFAGLYCFVSPLGKEYESDEVHCSTSSRLPSEMSFSFASRNDHGLVVIEYAPEWRGGLFDLKQNLSVAYQTLFCGFCTFGRNMKRLHFGNIYVHISTFFLFCMAPFCIFNLAALHIDDENLRRIMGFIGILLSVFGLLYGGYWRIQMRKRFNLPPNNNSKLCCGNQNVRDCMQWLLCCWCSLAQEVRTVEFYDIVEDKFSCKNQNHGMFNSSSLWSSPSLSNKVCSEEYSDYHHYYSGEKQKNHVMEAPIALRINVEDSVIRRT
- the LOC107625841 gene encoding uncharacterized protein LOC107625841 isoform X4, translating into MLVIGQSLQETTLDETQNPNGFLEVNDERLHQKLNNRMLRIISNMFKPQRLISHFLQENLMNPFKNAIFSKKKIDWSCISTTCKQWIKNPLNMALLLWITCVIISGAILFLVMTGMLNRILTKKSQRDEWFEANNQILNALFTLMCLYQHPKRFYHLVLLLRWKQEDITILRNLYCKNGNPKPHEFFHMMVVIVLLHVNCFAQYALCSLNLGFDRSKRPAVGVGICISIAIAAPIFAGLYCFVSPLGKEYESDEVHCSTSSRLPSEMSFSFASRNDHGLVVIEYAPEWRGGLFDLKQNLSVAYQTLFCGFCTFGRNMKRLHFVFGLLYGGYWRIQMRKRFNLPPNNNSKLCCGNQNVRDCMQWLLCCWCSLAQEVRTVEFYDIVEDKFSCKNQNHGMFNSSSLWSSPSLSNKVCSEEYSDYHHYYSGEKQKNHVMEAPIALRINVEDSVIRRT
- the LOC107625841 gene encoding uncharacterized protein LOC107625841 isoform X2, with amino-acid sequence MLVIGQSLQETTLDETQNPNGFLEVNDERLHQKLNNRMLRIISNMFKPQRLISHFLQENLMNPFKNAIFSKKKIDWSCISTTCKQWIKNPLNMALLLWITCVIISGAILFLVMTGMLNRILTKKSQRDEWFEANNQILNALFTLMCLYQHPKRFYHLVLLLRWKQEDITILRNLYCKNGNPKPHEFFHMMVVIVLLHVNCFAQYALCSLNLGFDRSKRPAVGVGICISIAIAAPIFAGLYCFVSPLGKEYESDEVHCSTSSRLPSEMSFSFASRNDHGLVVIEYAPEWRGGLFDLKQNLSVAYQTLFCGFCTFGRNMKRLHFGNIYVHISTFFLFCMAPFCIFNLAALHIDDENLRRIMGFIGILLSVFGLLYGGYWRIQMRKRFNLPPNNNSKLCCGNQNVRDCMQWLLCCWCSLAQEVRTVEFYDIVEDKFSCKNQNHGMFNSSSLWSSPSLSNKVCSEEKQKNHVMEAPIALRINVEDSVIRRT